The Sulfitobacter sp. SK011 genome has a window encoding:
- a CDS encoding isoprenylcysteine carboxylmethyltransferase family protein, producing MAEPDVPKTSSNTEKDAAAVRIFPPGVPLGTVVAGAGLEWIWPVGLRLLPDGPLRYWLGGAIILGSIYFLGFRAVSMMRRSGQSENPYKTTTEIIEKGPYRLTRNPMYLQMVLICIGFAILLANIWIIVLTPVCSLLLHFLVILPEEEYLERKFGGKYLAYKKRVRRWI from the coding sequence ATGGCCGAGCCAGACGTACCCAAAACCTCAAGCAACACTGAGAAAGACGCAGCGGCGGTTCGAATTTTTCCGCCCGGCGTTCCTCTTGGGACGGTTGTTGCGGGCGCGGGGCTGGAGTGGATTTGGCCGGTTGGCCTACGCTTGTTGCCCGACGGCCCGCTGCGGTATTGGTTGGGCGGCGCGATCATTCTTGGGTCAATCTATTTTTTAGGTTTTCGAGCCGTCTCGATGATGCGCAGGTCTGGGCAATCGGAAAATCCGTACAAGACGACCACCGAAATCATCGAGAAAGGACCGTATCGCCTAACGCGCAATCCTATGTATCTACAGATGGTGCTGATATGCATTGGTTTTGCCATTTTGTTGGCCAACATCTGGATTATAGTTCTGACGCCGGTTTGCTCTCTGCTCCTGCATTTCTTAGTGATTTTGCCAGAAGAGGAGTATCTCGAACGAAAGTTCGGCGGCAAGTACCTTGCCTATAAGAAGCGGGTTCGACGCTGGATATAG
- a CDS encoding GFA family protein, with amino-acid sequence MTIAQGGCLCGALRYEVQKQPARTSMCHCKFCQRATGGAYLVEPVFDDADFTIIRGKPKRYTHVSEGSRKEVNIHF; translated from the coding sequence ATGACGATTGCCCAAGGTGGATGCCTTTGTGGAGCACTGAGGTATGAAGTCCAAAAGCAACCAGCAAGAACGTCCATGTGTCATTGCAAATTCTGTCAACGAGCGACAGGTGGCGCATATCTGGTTGAGCCAGTATTCGATGACGCAGACTTCACAATAATTCGGGGCAAGCCGAAGCGTTATACGCACGTGTCAGAGGGTAGTAGGAAGGAAGTAAACATCCATTTCTGA
- a CDS encoding alpha/beta fold hydrolase, with protein sequence MDHRLAVVMATDMVGYSRLMEIDELGVLARLKKYRQELIDPEITRSRGDIVKTTGDGMLVTFESVRDAVACAITIQEQMVSFEDEICEEKKIRFRVGINLGDIIFDEDDIFGDGVNVAARLEGLAEPGGISVSDIVHQSVSDRIDAPFRDMGAQRVKNISRPIRVWQWAPYEPPTRKAPEISLNQRVNYCQSADGTHLAWASTGAGTPVLKAPNWLNHIEYEWTSPVWGDFLSEYSKLCRLVRFDQRGNGLSDWEVDDISEDRMIDDMLAVADAAELESFGLFGISQGAAFSMRFAAKYPKRVKFLILLGGYARGRMMRDDPDAAQFYEASKAMVSAGWGSPSPFYRHFFTSAYIPDATKLEGDSFDEMQRVSTSPENAMKIMGMNAYVDARIEARSIRVPTLVLHAKGDMAVPIKEGREIARTIPAAGFVELPGANHCMIRGHPGFDEFFQEIGPFLTENSI encoded by the coding sequence ATGGACCACCGCCTTGCAGTTGTTATGGCCACAGACATGGTCGGCTATTCGCGTCTTATGGAAATCGATGAATTGGGGGTTCTGGCGCGCCTCAAGAAATATCGTCAAGAATTAATCGATCCAGAAATTACCCGAAGTCGTGGCGATATTGTTAAAACGACTGGCGACGGCATGTTGGTCACCTTCGAGTCTGTTCGGGATGCTGTAGCTTGCGCGATCACGATCCAAGAGCAAATGGTTAGCTTTGAAGATGAGATCTGTGAGGAGAAGAAGATCCGTTTCAGAGTTGGTATCAATCTCGGGGATATCATCTTTGACGAGGATGACATATTTGGCGACGGCGTAAACGTCGCGGCGCGTCTCGAAGGCTTGGCTGAACCCGGAGGCATCTCCGTCTCCGATATCGTGCATCAATCGGTGTCGGATCGCATTGATGCCCCTTTCCGTGACATGGGCGCGCAACGGGTCAAGAATATTTCGCGACCTATCAGGGTGTGGCAGTGGGCACCGTACGAGCCGCCGACCCGGAAAGCCCCGGAAATCTCTCTGAATCAACGTGTGAATTATTGCCAGTCCGCAGACGGCACTCACCTTGCTTGGGCATCTACCGGAGCAGGAACGCCTGTCTTGAAAGCTCCGAACTGGCTCAACCATATCGAATACGAGTGGACCAGCCCGGTTTGGGGTGATTTTCTGTCGGAGTATTCCAAACTGTGCCGACTTGTCCGATTTGATCAGCGGGGTAACGGCCTTTCGGATTGGGAGGTCGACGACATCTCCGAAGACCGCATGATCGACGATATGTTGGCGGTAGCGGATGCCGCTGAACTCGAGAGTTTTGGTCTCTTCGGGATTAGTCAGGGAGCGGCCTTCAGCATGCGATTTGCTGCGAAATATCCCAAGCGGGTCAAATTTCTTATTCTTCTTGGCGGCTACGCACGCGGCAGGATGATGCGCGACGACCCCGATGCAGCCCAGTTCTACGAGGCTTCCAAGGCAATGGTTTCTGCCGGCTGGGGATCGCCCAGTCCTTTTTACAGGCATTTCTTCACGAGCGCCTATATTCCCGATGCCACAAAGTTGGAGGGTGATAGTTTCGACGAAATGCAGCGCGTCTCAACCAGTCCCGAAAACGCAATGAAGATTATGGGCATGAACGCATATGTGGACGCTCGTATAGAGGCGCGCAGTATTCGTGTTCCTACACTTGTGCTTCATGCCAAAGGCGACATGGCAGTACCTATTAAAGAAGGGCGGGAAATAGCGCGAACAATACCAGCAGCTGGATTTGTGGAATTGCCCGGTGCCAATCATTGTATGATCCGCGGCCACCCTGGGTTTGACGAATTCTTCCAAGAAATAGGGCCTTTTCTGACTGAGAACAGCATTTGA
- a CDS encoding IS1182 family transposase, with the protein MMGPKQVAQAALFYEFSSEDHVPQDHLLRSIDRFVDLSSIRAHLSDFYSHTGRPSIDPELLIRMLLVGYCFGIRSERRLCEEVHLNLAYRWFCRLDLTDRIPDHSSFSKNRHGRFRESDLLRHVFETTVARCMQEGLVGGQGFAVDASLISADVQKQNSSNLEDWVARMADANDAPRAVREYLETLDDEAFGAATTTKPKFTAHADPASQWTAARKGPAFFAYSTNYLIDTDHSIIMDVDASRSNRTAEVGAMRKMIDRTEERFGVKPDWIAADTAYGAADNLVWLTLKRKILPFIPVFDKGERKDGTFSRSDFTWDDENDRYICPGGKEMLHTRRNYSDPARNAPVWKARNYRALMSDCTGCELKAKCCPNAERRSVHREKYEVVRDFARACTASEFNPKAQARRKKVEMLFAHLKRILGLGRLRLRGPCGVQDEFTLAATAQNLRKLAKLKPMVPATG; encoded by the coding sequence ATGATGGGACCAAAGCAGGTGGCGCAAGCGGCGTTGTTTTACGAGTTCTCCTCGGAGGATCATGTCCCACAAGATCATCTTCTGCGGTCAATAGATCGGTTCGTTGATCTGAGCAGTATCCGTGCGCATCTTTCAGACTTCTACAGCCACACCGGTCGCCCCTCCATCGACCCTGAGTTGCTGATCCGGATGTTGCTGGTGGGCTATTGCTTTGGCATCCGCTCTGAGCGTCGGCTTTGCGAAGAGGTGCATCTGAACCTTGCTTACCGTTGGTTTTGTCGCCTTGATTTGACTGATCGGATTCCTGACCACTCCAGCTTTTCAAAGAACCGTCATGGTAGGTTCCGCGAGAGCGATCTTCTGCGCCACGTATTTGAGACGACCGTTGCGCGATGCATGCAAGAAGGCCTTGTAGGCGGTCAGGGATTTGCCGTGGATGCCAGCTTGATCAGTGCTGATGTCCAGAAACAGAACTCCAGCAATCTTGAAGACTGGGTCGCCCGTATGGCTGACGCCAATGATGCACCGCGTGCGGTGCGAGAATATCTCGAAACGCTGGACGACGAGGCTTTTGGTGCGGCCACGACGACCAAGCCCAAGTTCACGGCTCATGCGGACCCAGCTAGCCAGTGGACAGCAGCCCGCAAAGGCCCCGCTTTCTTTGCTTATTCTACCAATTATCTGATCGATACAGATCACAGCATCATCATGGACGTCGACGCCAGCCGCTCGAATAGAACCGCCGAGGTAGGAGCCATGCGCAAGATGATCGACCGCACCGAAGAGCGCTTTGGTGTGAAGCCTGATTGGATTGCCGCTGATACCGCGTATGGTGCTGCCGACAATCTGGTTTGGTTGACACTGAAGCGGAAAATCCTGCCGTTCATCCCAGTCTTTGACAAAGGTGAACGCAAAGACGGCACCTTCTCGCGGTCCGACTTCACTTGGGATGACGAGAACGACCGCTACATCTGCCCAGGTGGCAAGGAGATGTTGCACACGAGGCGAAACTATTCCGATCCGGCCCGAAATGCGCCAGTTTGGAAAGCCAGAAATTATCGAGCACTGATGTCAGACTGCACAGGATGTGAATTAAAGGCAAAGTGCTGCCCTAACGCTGAAAGGCGTTCGGTTCATCGAGAGAAATATGAAGTTGTCAGAGACTTTGCCCGAGCATGCACAGCCTCGGAGTTCAATCCGAAGGCTCAGGCCCGACGCAAGAAAGTCGAAATGCTCTTCGCACATCTCAAACGCATCCTCGGATTGGGCAGGCTCCGATTACGTGGCCCATGTGGCGTCCAGGACGAATTTACCCTCGCTGCTACCGCCCAAAACCTTCGCAAACTAGCAAAACTCAAGCCAATGGTGCCCGCCACCGGATAA
- a CDS encoding class I SAM-dependent methyltransferase, which yields MNTDEKISIHYRHGDLLTAIQAGLEKQGIKPENASVEDLGPVDEFHIGGRAASIHFLDQLKISPSQSILDIGCGLGGSARFAAKTYGAKMAGIDLTSEYVEVGQQLCGWVGLSDSIRLQQGSALSLPFEDASFDGAFMMHVGMNIEDKHALIAEVSRVLKSGAKFGIYDIMKGNEEELIYPVPWATTSETSWVSDPKDYRMAFEANGFVVVEENNRREFAMDFFKKMKASSGAAGGPPPLGLHVLMQQATAEKIPNMVANLAAGRISPIEMIAVKGI from the coding sequence ATGAATACCGATGAGAAAATTTCCATCCACTATCGCCACGGCGATCTGCTAACCGCGATTCAGGCTGGCCTTGAAAAACAGGGCATTAAACCTGAAAATGCCAGTGTTGAAGATCTTGGCCCAGTGGATGAATTTCACATTGGTGGGCGGGCAGCGAGCATTCATTTTCTGGACCAGTTAAAGATATCGCCGTCCCAAAGCATACTCGATATCGGTTGCGGCTTGGGAGGTTCGGCGCGTTTCGCTGCAAAGACTTACGGAGCAAAGATGGCTGGAATTGATCTGACTTCTGAATACGTAGAGGTTGGGCAGCAACTTTGCGGTTGGGTCGGCTTGTCCGATAGCATCAGATTGCAGCAAGGTAGTGCACTGTCGCTTCCTTTTGAAGATGCGAGTTTTGACGGCGCATTCATGATGCATGTCGGCATGAACATAGAAGATAAGCATGCGCTGATCGCTGAGGTGTCCCGTGTTCTGAAATCCGGTGCGAAGTTTGGTATCTACGATATCATGAAGGGCAACGAAGAAGAGCTTATTTATCCTGTGCCCTGGGCAACAACCTCTGAAACAAGCTGGGTTTCTGACCCCAAAGACTATAGAATGGCATTCGAAGCTAATGGTTTTGTAGTCGTCGAGGAAAATAACCGCCGCGAATTTGCTATGGATTTCTTTAAGAAAATGAAGGCCTCCAGCGGAGCCGCTGGAGGACCGCCCCCATTGGGTTTGCACGTTCTCATGCAGCAGGCGACCGCAGAAAAAATCCCAAATATGGTGGCAAATTTGGCTGCGGGGCGCATCTCACCTATCGAAATGATTGCGGTCAAGGGAATATAG
- a CDS encoding helix-turn-helix domain-containing protein codes for MQCAKQGCPGVLSLPIDNLGPTPATYDLPHVGQYGAPAYNQYKALVAQLVRKRRALGMSQEDINAAAGMAEAHLNKLESFARTAQFSTMQLWAETLGLAITLAPSSIPAATARAIETRVAQPLCEAKSHYKHDAPTALQLSHDR; via the coding sequence ATGCAATGCGCAAAACAAGGCTGTCCGGGTGTGCTTTCCCTTCCCATAGATAACCTGGGGCCAACGCCCGCGACGTATGATCTGCCCCACGTGGGACAATACGGCGCGCCAGCCTATAATCAGTATAAAGCCCTCGTGGCGCAACTGGTGCGCAAGCGCCGCGCGCTCGGTATGTCGCAAGAGGATATCAACGCCGCCGCCGGGATGGCGGAGGCGCACCTAAACAAGCTAGAATCATTCGCCCGCACTGCACAATTTTCCACAATGCAGCTATGGGCCGAAACCCTTGGCCTCGCGATTACCCTAGCGCCCTCATCAATCCCCGCGGCTACGGCCCGCGCCATCGAAACACGGGTAGCGCAGCCCTTGTGCGAAGCCAAATCTCACTACAAACACGATGCGCCAACAGCACTGCAGCTTTCTCATGACCGATAA
- a CDS encoding IS3 family transposase (programmed frameshift), with translation MGKPDFSEDFKRDAVHQITARGYAVREVSERLGVSTYSLYKWMKLYAKAASQASSVDHEAENRRLKRELARMTEERDILKKAGRVLRQGCKMKYAFVAEHRPQYSVRRMCRCLNIHPSGFYAWIKNPLSHRAHEDARQTKLLKDAWKDSGKVYGYRKLHDDLVEQGETSCPNRIARLARLAGVQAQIGYKRRPGTYGGKPSVVVDNTLDRQFDVAAPDTAWVSDITYIKTCEGFLYLAVVIDLYSRRVIGWATQSRQPTDLVLQALLMAVWRRKPKQPILIHTDQGSQYTSRDWAAFLRAHNIEHSMSRRGNCHDNAVAESFFNLLKRERVRRRTYKTREDARRDIFDYIEMFYNPKRKHTRNGMLSPVDFENRQQNVNQEGV, from the exons ATGGGGAAGCCAGATTTCAGTGAAGATTTCAAGCGCGATGCAGTCCATCAGATAACAGCGCGGGGGTATGCCGTTCGCGAGGTTTCGGAGCGGTTGGGCGTCAGTACATATTCGCTCTACAAATGGATGAAGCTCTACGCAAAAGCTGCGTCACAGGCATCATCTGTTGACCATGAAGCTGAGAACCGCAGGCTCAAGCGTGAGCTGGCGCGGATGACGGAGGAGCGCGATATCCTAAAAAAGGCAG GCCGCGTACTTCGCCAAGGATGCAAGATGAAGTACGCGTTCGTGGCCGAGCATCGCCCTCAGTATTCGGTGCGCAGGATGTGTCGCTGCCTCAACATCCATCCCAGCGGGTTCTATGCATGGATTAAGAATCCATTAAGCCACCGTGCGCATGAGGATGCCCGCCAAACCAAGCTGCTCAAAGATGCGTGGAAGGACAGTGGCAAGGTTTATGGGTATCGCAAGCTTCATGATGATCTCGTTGAACAAGGCGAGACCAGTTGCCCAAATCGTATTGCCAGACTGGCCCGTTTGGCAGGTGTCCAAGCTCAGATCGGCTACAAGCGCAGGCCTGGGACGTATGGCGGCAAACCATCTGTCGTCGTCGATAATACGCTAGACCGGCAGTTTGATGTGGCAGCACCAGATACCGCATGGGTGTCAGATATTACCTACATTAAGACCTGCGAAGGGTTCTTGTATCTAGCCGTCGTCATCGACTTATACTCACGACGTGTCATCGGTTGGGCGACACAATCACGGCAGCCCACAGACCTCGTGTTGCAAGCCCTGCTCATGGCCGTTTGGCGACGCAAGCCCAAGCAACCGATCCTGATCCACACAGACCAAGGTTCGCAATACACCAGCCGAGATTGGGCGGCGTTTCTAAGGGCCCACAACATTGAGCATTCCATGAGCAGGCGCGGCAATTGCCATGACAACGCTGTCGCCGAAAGCTTCTTCAACCTACTCAAACGTGAGCGCGTTCGCCGTCGGACCTACAAAACTCGTGAGGATGCTAGACGCGACATCTTCGACTACATCGAAATGTTCTATAACCCGAAACGCAAACATACCAGAAACGGGATGCTGTCGCCCGTCGACTTCGAAAACAGACAGCAAAATGTGAACCAAGAAGGTGTCTAG
- a CDS encoding FecR domain-containing protein, whose protein sequence is MHVRIKCVFIVYSFFLFLNVPAAYAEIGKVLEVNPGATLTTGGRNLKLRVGMPVESGDVIRTNSTGIVQLIFIDQTKIAVGPNASMVLDVSMMRGGNRANSFTVKALGGSFRFISGNSKKSAYKITTPTATMGIRGTTFDFWVLNQRQTSLALLNGSVRMCGRGGCRNVKGRCELVATSPRGQVAAPRDIEESERTIVNGFPFIISQRSLREPLRANVGTCGQHFMPPSRGANIASPTKAIERTEPEPEPEPQPEPETEPETETEPEPEPEPQAPDPPEPPSAPEENSEGF, encoded by the coding sequence ATGCATGTTCGAATTAAATGCGTTTTTATTGTTTATTCTTTTTTTCTCTTTTTGAATGTTCCGGCAGCCTATGCCGAAATTGGAAAAGTTTTGGAAGTCAATCCTGGTGCGACACTTACCACAGGTGGCCGCAACCTTAAGCTGCGCGTTGGAATGCCTGTGGAATCCGGAGACGTGATCCGAACCAACAGCACCGGAATTGTCCAGTTAATCTTTATTGATCAGACCAAAATTGCCGTCGGACCCAATGCAAGCATGGTGCTGGACGTGTCGATGATGCGCGGTGGCAATCGAGCGAATAGTTTCACAGTCAAGGCATTAGGTGGCAGTTTCAGGTTCATTTCCGGAAACAGTAAAAAGTCCGCCTATAAGATTACTACCCCGACAGCAACCATGGGGATCAGAGGCACCACATTCGATTTTTGGGTGCTGAATCAGCGTCAGACATCGCTCGCGCTCCTGAATGGATCCGTACGAATGTGCGGGCGTGGTGGATGTCGGAATGTCAAAGGCAGATGCGAGCTTGTCGCTACATCACCGCGAGGTCAGGTCGCCGCACCACGCGATATTGAGGAATCGGAACGCACTATTGTCAACGGATTCCCCTTCATCATTTCGCAACGCTCGCTTCGCGAACCCTTGCGCGCAAATGTCGGGACTTGCGGCCAGCATTTTATGCCGCCATCGCGGGGAGCCAATATCGCGTCTCCAACAAAGGCGATCGAACGAACCGAGCCTGAACCTGAGCCTGAACCTCAGCCTGAACCTGAAACTGAGCCTGAAACTGAAACTGAACCTGAGCCTGAACCTGAGCCACAAGCCCCTGACCCGCCGGAACCGCCATCGGCTCCAGAAGAGAATTCTGAGGGATTTTGA
- a CDS encoding CHASE2 domain-containing protein has translation MAGNSLRINRKWIVRGLGFALVLMGCILRVSDPYPVEISRLIYFDFLQRLAPRTFDADLPVRVVDIDEASLSQLGQWPWPRSKVARLVEKLEGYGAASIAFDILFAEPDRYSPHRLAEDPIFAGYLRDAIDLNKLDNDQRFSNAITGRPVALGVAARPDLKTKQIVPRAGIIEIGDQPGLLLPRALSWTPLAVPLNETAVGIGGINVSPAGQISVVRTVPLLWQGPTGIIPGLGIEALRLAIAEQNIFVEGAENERGIVLSVSLGAFHIPTDEIGQVWMHYRPDNPGLYLSAADVLDEKDNEQLRSEIEGRIILVGTSAAGLVDIRETSLGQSVPGVSIHAQLIEQILENKVLQRSDTIAALELVAFIALGVIVVSVMSISGAVPSFIAGGVAASSVLALSWVAFTQNSVLFDATFPLIGGMVNFGILAGFLFFATEREKNTIRRSFSQYVAPEILERLEESGQDLQLGGENQEITVMFADIRGFTPLSETMPATDLVAMLNELFTALGQDILAHSGTIDKFIGDSVMAFWNAPVRVENHPLHCANAALAMRTSLRHFNTVRSEGHQVPIGIAIGCATGEACVGNIGSQNRFNYTAIGEVVNVASRIETACRHLAYDVVISETMALASRDQLALLQGGSVALKGVNKRELLFLVVGGRDTRQSEIFQRLQSHHSDLLAAMKGHRGAIWSTQAVERCRSIALEIEPGLAGFYDRISDRLGDFQVDAIE, from the coding sequence ATGGCGGGTAATTCACTCCGGATCAATCGTAAATGGATTGTTCGAGGGCTGGGTTTTGCTCTTGTACTAATGGGGTGCATATTGCGCGTGTCAGATCCCTATCCGGTTGAAATATCACGCCTGATATATTTTGACTTCCTGCAAAGGCTGGCACCCAGAACCTTTGATGCCGACCTGCCTGTCCGTGTGGTGGACATCGACGAGGCCTCTTTGTCGCAATTGGGCCAGTGGCCTTGGCCCAGATCAAAAGTCGCCAGACTGGTCGAAAAGCTGGAAGGCTATGGTGCAGCGTCGATTGCATTCGACATACTCTTTGCTGAGCCTGACAGGTATTCACCGCACCGCCTTGCGGAAGATCCGATTTTTGCAGGTTATTTACGGGACGCAATCGACCTCAATAAATTGGACAATGATCAGAGGTTTTCCAATGCGATTACAGGAAGGCCAGTCGCCTTGGGAGTCGCAGCAAGGCCAGATCTGAAGACGAAGCAAATAGTGCCGCGGGCGGGTATTATAGAAATAGGGGACCAGCCAGGGCTTCTTCTGCCCCGGGCTTTGTCTTGGACGCCATTGGCGGTGCCTTTGAATGAAACGGCTGTTGGAATAGGCGGGATCAATGTGTCCCCGGCTGGGCAAATCTCGGTCGTGCGTACGGTTCCGCTTTTGTGGCAAGGCCCAACCGGAATCATACCAGGTCTCGGTATCGAAGCCCTGCGTCTCGCGATCGCAGAACAGAACATTTTTGTCGAAGGTGCCGAGAACGAAAGGGGTATAGTTCTCTCTGTATCGCTCGGTGCATTTCATATCCCAACAGACGAAATCGGCCAGGTTTGGATGCATTACCGTCCAGACAATCCAGGCCTCTATTTATCGGCCGCAGACGTTTTGGATGAAAAAGATAATGAACAGCTGCGTTCTGAGATTGAAGGCCGGATAATATTGGTCGGAACTTCGGCCGCGGGTCTGGTTGATATTCGCGAAACATCTCTGGGTCAGTCTGTTCCAGGTGTTTCAATCCACGCACAGTTGATCGAGCAAATCCTTGAAAACAAAGTGTTGCAGCGATCCGACACCATAGCGGCACTCGAACTGGTTGCTTTCATCGCTTTGGGGGTGATTGTTGTCAGTGTCATGTCAATTTCTGGCGCGGTGCCATCATTTATTGCCGGCGGCGTGGCGGCATCGAGTGTCCTGGCGTTGAGTTGGGTCGCATTTACACAAAACTCTGTTTTGTTTGACGCCACCTTTCCACTGATTGGCGGCATGGTGAATTTTGGCATTCTGGCAGGGTTTTTGTTTTTTGCGACTGAAAGGGAGAAGAACACGATCCGGCGATCATTTTCTCAATACGTCGCACCAGAAATTCTCGAACGGCTTGAGGAAAGCGGGCAGGACTTGCAGCTTGGTGGCGAAAACCAGGAAATCACAGTAATGTTTGCGGACATTCGCGGGTTTACTCCTTTGAGCGAAACAATGCCCGCAACCGATCTCGTGGCGATGCTCAATGAATTGTTTACGGCATTGGGACAGGACATTCTTGCCCACAGTGGTACGATCGACAAATTTATTGGCGACTCGGTCATGGCATTTTGGAACGCGCCCGTCCGTGTCGAAAACCACCCACTACATTGCGCAAATGCTGCTTTGGCGATGCGTACTTCTTTGAGGCATTTCAACACGGTGAGGAGCGAGGGGCATCAAGTTCCCATCGGTATTGCGATCGGGTGCGCGACCGGAGAGGCTTGTGTTGGCAACATTGGGTCTCAAAACCGGTTCAACTATACGGCCATCGGCGAAGTTGTGAATGTCGCGTCACGGATTGAAACAGCCTGTCGGCACTTGGCCTATGACGTTGTTATTTCCGAGACTATGGCGCTAGCGTCGCGCGATCAACTGGCCCTTTTGCAAGGCGGGTCCGTGGCATTGAAAGGCGTGAACAAGCGCGAACTTCTTTTTCTAGTTGTTGGAGGTCGTGACACCCGCCAATCGGAGATCTTCCAGAGGTTGCAAAGCCACCATTCTGATTTGCTTGCTGCAATGAAGGGACATCGCGGGGCTATATGGTCCACACAAGCCGTTGAGCGATGCAGGTCAATCGCCCTTGAAATCGAGCCGGGGCTGGCGGGTTTTTACGATAGGATATCAGATCGCCTTGGGGACTTTCAGGTCGATGCAATTGAGTAG
- a CDS encoding YaeQ family protein codes for MAEKATIYKVELSVSDMDSHYYETHKLTVAKHPSETDERLMVRILAFALNAHEQLELTKGLSTDDEPDIWQKSLSGELDLWVALGLPSEKSVRQSCGKANKVIVYCYGGRTAEVWWEKIKNSTTRFDNLRVINFSVKDTNELSKLASRSMKLQVNIQDGDVMVSVDDGIVYVTPVKWKNAA; via the coding sequence ATGGCAGAAAAAGCCACCATTTATAAAGTTGAACTGTCCGTTTCCGATATGGATAGTCACTATTATGAGACCCATAAACTGACCGTTGCCAAACACCCTTCGGAGACGGATGAACGATTAATGGTGCGTATTCTCGCTTTTGCACTGAATGCCCACGAGCAATTGGAACTGACTAAGGGCCTTTCAACTGATGACGAGCCAGACATTTGGCAAAAAAGCCTGAGCGGCGAGCTTGATTTATGGGTGGCGTTGGGACTTCCCAGCGAGAAGAGTGTCCGCCAGTCCTGCGGTAAAGCCAACAAGGTGATTGTCTATTGTTACGGCGGCAGGACGGCTGAGGTGTGGTGGGAGAAAATCAAAAATAGCACCACCCGGTTTGATAACCTTCGGGTTATAAATTTTTCGGTGAAGGACACCAACGAACTGAGCAAACTGGCAAGTCGCTCGATGAAGCTGCAAGTTAATATTCAGGACGGCGATGTGATGGTTAGTGTTGATGATGGCATCGTTTACGTTACCCCGGTCAAATGGAAAAATGCTGCGTAG
- a CDS encoding DMT family transporter yields the protein MLFVFAAGILWSTVGLGIRLIEDAVVWQILLYRSISMSLFLYVLIRVRSGESPFVQIRRIGAPAIIAGLSLVAAYSGGIYAIQNTSVANAMLLFATAPFMAAMLGWIVLREPVRAATWIAITIAIGGIAIMVADKSGGVALKGSLAALGSAFGFAVFTVALRWGRTGEMLPAVFLSGLFAIVITLAICLALGLSLVLSPNDGGIAMGMGVFQVGAGLILYTLGSRSLPAAELALLSLAEVLLGPLWVWLFLGETATVNTLIGGAVLLAAIAGNALSGKRRKPPPITAP from the coding sequence GTGCTCTTCGTGTTTGCGGCGGGTATACTGTGGTCAACGGTCGGCCTTGGCATTCGCCTGATCGAAGATGCTGTCGTGTGGCAGATCCTGCTCTATCGGTCGATCAGCATGTCGCTGTTTCTCTACGTGCTTATCCGAGTGCGGTCGGGCGAAAGTCCCTTTGTTCAGATCCGCCGCATCGGTGCCCCTGCCATCATCGCTGGACTTTCACTGGTCGCAGCCTATTCGGGCGGCATCTATGCGATCCAGAACACTTCGGTTGCGAATGCCATGCTCTTGTTTGCGACCGCACCGTTTATGGCTGCGATGCTCGGATGGATCGTGTTGCGAGAACCCGTTCGTGCTGCAACCTGGATAGCAATCACCATCGCAATCGGCGGGATCGCGATTATGGTCGCAGATAAGTCCGGAGGCGTCGCCCTGAAGGGTAGCCTTGCCGCGCTTGGATCTGCATTTGGTTTTGCTGTCTTCACCGTGGCGCTGCGATGGGGCCGCACAGGGGAAATGCTGCCAGCGGTGTTCCTGTCGGGCCTCTTCGCGATCGTCATCACCTTGGCGATCTGCCTTGCCCTCGGTCTCTCGCTGGTGCTCAGCCCCAATGACGGCGGCATCGCTATGGGCATGGGGGTGTTCCAGGTTGGGGCCGGCCTGATCCTCTACACGCTGGGGTCGCGCAGCCTTCCCGCAGCAGAGCTCGCCCTGTTGTCCTTAGCCGAAGTGCTACTCGGCCCGCTCTGGGTCTGGCTGTTTCTGGGGGAAACAGCGACCGTAAATACCCTAATCGGAGGTGCTGTTCTGCTAGCGGCGATTGCGGGCAATGCGCTGTCAGGCAAGCGAAGAAAACCACCGCCCATCACCGCACCTTAG